Below is a genomic region from Henckelia pumila isolate YLH828 chromosome 3, ASM3356847v2, whole genome shotgun sequence.
TGGATGTGGACAAGGGATTCTCCCACTGACACGATATTCAAAGCGAAACACATTCAAAGAACAGCATTAATCAAGTAAACTACATCAAATTCTATCTCATAATTAACAAAAAGAGTGCGGTCCAAAATTATTGAACGACAACCAAAGTAATCCAGATTGCTACCTCGCATTTAAACAATCAAGACCGGTAGTACATTTCATGAAACGAAAATCAAAAGCTTATCCGCAGATCGAGTTACCTGCTTACTAGATTTGGTATGAAATCAGCAAGCCTTTCATAATCGGTGAGAGCATTCCAAACTGATCCAACATCGGCATTAACTGATATCTCAGCTTTTATTCTGCGTTCCCTCCAGGATATGACTTCCACTTCACAATCCACGGTTCTTTCTCCTAAAAtcacctcctcctcctcctcctcctccgcAACTTTTacttctttttcctttttcttgttCTGTACTCTGCTTTTTTCAGGAGAACTCTCATTTTGATACTGGATGATCTCGGAATTCCATTCTGGCGTCCCCGCACTAGCAAATGAAGAAAGAGCAATGCATGTGTGTGGAAAAGGCTTGTTCTTGTAAAGAATCAGGGATTGTTGTTTGTGGGATTTGAAGTAATAACTCTGTGGTGGGATGCAATGGATCATGGAGAAGGAGCGTAGCGTGGGAGAGACGAGAATCTTTGTTCGTTTTCATTGAATATTTCTTGACCATGAATTCTTGGAGGTTTTTGGCGTTTTCGAGTGGATGATGCGACCCTTGGCGGTGCTTGGGAGAAGTTTTTAGCGCCTCACGTTTTATCCGCACCCGCTGATTTTTTATGATAGGATATGGTTACGTTAAAGTTGTGAGTTTGGTATATGTCGCTTGCTGGGCACTATTTTTTGGGTGATGTGTAACTCTATGATTTGTTAAATTTAGTGGGTCCCACATGAGGtccactgattttaaccaatcatgagcCGCCACGTCACCCGCTGGGCACTaccccgcgggtagcatctactCAACCAAAGTAGTGATACATCTTtactatttctttttttttttacgtggGACCCGCAGCCGCTATCTCTTCGTGCGCTCTGGATGACTAACGTAATAGTCTGCAAACTAGACCCAAGGCTTGCCAAGAAAATGTTGGCAGGGAGAATCAAATTCCTGACCTATGGTCAAGAGTTCACCTAatccaccaacttggacacctCTTGGAGgctactattttttttttttatgataggACATGGTTACGTTCTctagtatttttaatttaatagttgagggtattttttttttgaaactatAGTCGAGGATATTAAAAACTATTTTTGGTACtgttggtcccaggtgcggcattacgagatagaaactatggaaattgaagaataaaatagacaccaagatttacgtggaaaacccccaaaaattattagggtaaaaaccacgggtaagaccaaaagatttcactataatatttggagaattacaacctctctctgtgtttccaaagagacactcactttcttatacaggagaaaacctatctcacaaatatatagaaATAACTAGGGAGAGAAGAAATGCACTCAAGAACAGAAGAATGCTTGAGGCTGAGGGATGATCCTGAAATGCCGAGGGAAGACACTATTTATAGTGAGGATTCTCGTCTGAACACGGCATAGTCATGAGAAAGGAAATTCATTGTGAATTTCCTTCACACTTTCCGTCCATTTTCTGCCTACCATATTTGAATATGTAACACATGCATTTAATGCATGTCTCTCATGTGTCTTTTGCTgacatttctcccacttggagatttgattgagaatcaaacacatctccacaCATCCTTTCAATCTTGCCATTCCCGCTGCTTACGTTTCTGCTAGGCCACTTGAGGATCTACACCACTCAAACTTCTCTGTACTCACTGGCTTGGTCAGAAAATCAGCTATGTTATCCTTTGTATGGATCTTCAGCATGTCCACACTTCCTTCCTCTACTACTTCCCGAACAAAGTGAAATTGaactccaatgtgtttagtcctgaatgaaaggctggatttcttgcaatgtgcaaggtactctgactgtcacaaaacagaagaatcttttcttgtttgtgcccaagctcctccaataaccttttaatccatattgcctccttgcaagcttgagtagctgcCATGTATTCTGCTTCCGTTGTAGATAATGTCACAActgtttgcagttttgaaacccaGCTGACTTCGCCTCCTGcaactgtaaacacataaccagtagtagattttctcttatctggatcacctgcgtaatctgaatccacatagcccctgagtgtaaaatctgatcctccaaaacataatgcagcatccgaggtacccttaatgtatctaaggatcctcttaaccgTGCTCCAATGCTCTTGTCCAGGATTCGCCATATACCGACTGACTGCTTCCACTGCTTGTGCAATGTCTGGTCTAGTACAGATCATAGCGAACATTAAACTTCccactgctgatgcatacggtactcgagacatctccATCTTCTCTGCTTTACGGCTAGGACACATCTcagaagataacttgaagttaataggaagaggggttgaaattggcttactatcttgcatgttgaagcgctgcaagactttcttcaaataatttttctgggaaagccaaatcttcctattgcttctgtctcggtgaacttgcatccctataatcttgtttgctggtcccaagtccttcatatcaaattccctagccaactgtgccttcaattcttggacccGGTCTTTGTTGGGGTCTGCTACCAACATGTCGTCCATGTACAAcagcaaaatgatataatcatcatcaccaAACCTCTTGAAATATGTACAAGGATCTGCACTGAGTCTGTTGTACCCAaggctcatgatataggaatcaaatctcttgtaccaacacctcggcgcctgtttgagaccgtacagagatttgttcaacctgcaaaccaaTTTCTCTTTGTCtttttctgcaaaaccttctggctggagcatataaatttcttcttcaagatcgccatgaagaaatgccgttttcacatctagctgttctagatgtaggtcaaacaccgcacacaatgccaatactaccctgactgttgaaagtcgaaccacaggagaacatatctcattgaagtcaatACCTTCTTTCTGAGCATACCCTTTGACAACCAATCTCGCACAATACCGCTCCATTTGGTTATTGTCATCACGCTTGAACTTATAGACCCATCTGTTACCGATAGCTTTCCTCCCTCGTGGTAGTAaaacaagatcccaagttttgtttctgttcaatgcttccaattcttcctgcatcgctgtcatccacagggatacatccgagctttgagtagcctcatgAAAACTCGATGACTCATCATCCTCTGTTAATAGACAAtatgcaatgttgctttcagtgacataatctaaaagccaacctggtggtcttctctctcgagttgactACCTCACTTTGGAAACCTCTGACTCAACTGATTCTTGTTCCTCGTGCTCCGGTActgcttcacaagaaacttgatcttcgtctgtattattttccacctgaatgatagtagtttctgaattcagtgtgtctttgtctcccttcactttatcttcctcgaagataacatctctgctgatgataagcttgtgTACATTAGGATCCCACAAGCGAAACCCctttactccatcagcataGCTCAAGAAGATACACTTTCTGGATTTAGAATCCAACTTCGATCTTTCTTGTTCATTGTACATAACGTACACCGGACTTCCAAATGTATGTAATCGAGAATAATTAGCTGGCTTGCCAGTCCACACCTCCATcggagtcttcaaatcaatcgccactgaaggagaatgattgatgatataagaagcggttttgactacttctgcccaaaatgactttggtagatccgcagtactcaacatggcccttgttttgtccaacaaagttctgttCATTCGCTCCGCCACTCCATTCTGCTGAGGCGTTTAAGCCGTCATGAACTGTCTTTTGATGCCCTCATGCTGACAGAATACATCAAATTCATCACTggtatattctcctccattgtccgtcctcaaacacttgattttcttgtcagaatcaagttcaacccgcgctttaaaaactttgaagacttcaaaaacatctgacttcttcttgattggatacacccaacatatcctagagaaatcatcaataaacgagACAAAGTATCTCGCTCCTCCTAGGGACACCACCGGTGCTTGCCAAATATCAGAATGAATTAGCTCCAATATGCCTTTGCTTTTGGCAGTAGACATGCCAAACTTTAATCTGTGTTGTTTACtggtaacacaatgctcacaaaaggATAGATTCACTTTTGTAAGCCCCGGCAACAGCTTTCGTTCtgagagaatcttcattcctcgttctgacatatgCCCAAGCTTTCTATGCCACAACACTGTTGATTCTTCCCCCGAACCAATTGATGCAGCAGCTAGTTCCGCCTCTTTGTGTGTTTCCCCCAACAATACATACAGATTTGCATCAAACTTTTCCGCCTTCATAACCACAAGCGCgcctttcacaatcttcatTGATCCCTTTCTCGATACGGgttttgcacccaatatcatccagttgccccaaagacaaaagattttttgtcaggcccttcacatgtcgtacctcctgtatggtgcgaatagtaccatcaaacattttgattttaatggtaccgaccccagcgatttccaaggcatgatcgtttcccatgaatacagatcctcctgagactggttcatactggtcaaaccattctctccttgacgtcatatgccacgtcgctcctgaatccataatccatgcattacaaaatttgtgtctgccttccgcaaccgttgctgcttcgctgaataatatttcaccacTTCCTGAAGTACTGGCCACATTTCCTTGAGATCCCTTTTCGATGCTCTTCGTACATTCTCTCTTAAAGTGCCCTTTACCGCCAcatttaaagcagtaaatatttttcttcttaCTTCTTGACTTTGATCTACCATATCTGTGGCTCCCACTGGAGTCACGCTCCGTCAATCTTCCTCTCGTCATCGGTAAAGCCTCTGCTTTCTTCGACGTTGCCAACCTATCTTCCTTGTTCCTTCGACGactctcttctccaagaaccgcagttaagacgtcgtcaaaatttaaattatccgaaagaacattgttggtaATATTGATGATGAGTTGATCGTATGAATCTGGTAGACTTTGAAGTAGAAGCTCCGCACGTTCTTTTTTCTCTATTTTATGCCCCATAGACGTGAGCCGAGAAAATAGAGTATTCAATGTGTTGATATGGTCAGTCATCGATGAGGATTCCGCCATCCGAAGAGTATAAAGCTTTCTCTTTAGGAAAATCTTGTTGTGTAGTGACTTGACCTCGTACAATTTTGTCAGAGTATCCCAAATAACTCTTGCGCTTTTTATTTCCGAGATACTTGACAAAACTTCATCCGCTATCGCCAAGTGCAAATTGGCAACAGCATTGTGATTCATCTCATTCCACTTTTGATCGTCCGTGACATCCGCCggtctatctccaatagctgccaagcaacgctcctttgttagaattgcttgcaccttcaatttccacagcaaaaaattgcttccattgaacttttctatctcgtattttgccgtcatcttgactacaataatcctgccttataaaatcttcaaaaaatcttttctgatgtggaagatcagtcaaagctgcaaccacagagcatactcagaattttaagaaattttatgccaaggctctgataccacttgttggtcccaggtgcggcatttacgagatagaaactatgaaaattgaagaataaaatagacaccaagatttacgtagaaaacccccaaaaattattagggtaaaaaccacgggcaagaccaaaagattccactataatatttggaaaattacaacctctctctgtgtttccaaagagacactcactctcttatacaggagaaaacatatctcacaaatatataaaaataactagGGAGAGAAGAAATGCACTCAAGAACAGAAGAATGCTAGAGGCTGAGGGATGATCCTGAAATGCCGAGGGAAGACACCTATTTATAGTGAGGATTCTCGTCTGAACACTTTCCGTCCATTTTCTACCTACCATATTTGAATATGTAACACATGCATTTAATGCATGTCTCCCATGTGTCTTTTGCCGACAGGTACTACTTAAACCTACCAAAATCTGTTTCGGGAATTAATTTTGTTCAGTTTGGAAACCttctatatttaaaaaaattgaaataaaaaagaAACACGGCTACATCACTGTGTCTCACAACCACTTCATCTTATTTGAAATCTCACCAAAAGAGAAATTTCAATGATATCAAACGGCACATGTGAAAACTGAAAAATTCTATGCTAGCAAGAATCAATGGTCTCAGATGATGTGCAGATCAATTGATTTGATCTGCTGATCAATCAGGTCCATTGATCTGCCCTTTGGTAGCCAACCCTAAGGGCAGCATAAACAGAACCTTGGCtgtttcaaaaacaaaaaaagtcCAACGAAATCCAGACAAATCTTCAACGACATTGCTCAGCAAGGGCCATTCCAGATGCTCTTCTATCATTAAAAAAGGAGCCTGGCCGATTTGCAAAATTTTCTTCATTGacaaaaaatggaagaaaaaaaaactcaGTAAATTCCTCGATCTGTTTATGCCTTGTTCGATTTTGATTTACGAATTGATTATGTCGTCCGTGTTGGTTTCGATGTCTCACTTGCAGAATTCTAAAATATGGACTGATTTCAAATGTTCTCATTTAATATCAGGAAAATATCTTCctctttttggaaaaaaaaacatgagaTGATGAGAAATATCATTCCACTGagatgatatattatttacGGTGTCGAATTAGAGATTTTTGGCGTGCAATTTCTATGTTCAATTCAATAGAACTACTAGACATGAAATTTAGTTAGATTTGATTGTACGAGTTACTAACCATTCACAACACTTTGATTTTGCAGCTTTTGACGAAGATATGGATTTTCAGGCCGTTCGTTTGAAAGATATTCTTTGAGAGAAAATGCCGAGGACAACAATATATAAAGTATTCAGTAATGCTACTGGGGCCATTTAAATATATAGGTCTGGTCTTGTTTTCAATTCAATAAAGAGACTCCAGTCAAAGGGTCTCATTAAgggtaaaatttttttaattcaataaaagGGACTCCAGTCAAAGGGTCTCATTAAGGGTAATTTTgtcttttcataattttttttttgaaaaaaaaaacaatttatgtataacttTCACATCTTCCCCCCTCTCCTCTCCCCTTCTCCAGGATTCGAACCTGGATCCCCTCCCTTCTTGGGTTCTAACCATTAAGCcatcaatatttttaataataatactaaacaataaaatatatatacaatggTTTGGGGTGGACCCAAGCCTGGGTCGACCGCGGTCGACCAATCAAGAAGCATGGTCGACCCAACTTGGGTCGACCAGCAGCCAGGTCGACCGAAGGGTAGACCCAGACTTGGTCAACCATGGTCGACCGAGCCCAGTCGACCGTGGTCGACCCAAGCTGGGTCGACCAAGGTTTGGGTCGACCGCTTTGGGTCAACCCAagtctaaaaaaaaaatacgaaAAAGTAAAGAAGGAAAGAAGAAGGAAAGAAGAATGGAAAAAGTAGGagaaagaaaataatattttttattcagaggtctatttattgaattaaaacCAAGACCAGGTTCATATCCCCAAATCTTCCCTACTGACAGTGTCTTCAAAATATTATTGAGATATAAATTGCCTCCTTTTGCCTTGCTAAGTTTCAAAAGTTTAAGCAtttcatatcattttaatttaatttactcTATCACACACTCAAGAATCAAGATACGATATTCATTTACTTCGTTACACCCATAATAGCGAGAACAGCTGGCCGCTAGCTAAAATCACATAAACATATTTTATAAAttcattatatattaaaatttattatatcattaGGTTACACACGACCATATTTTATaaattcattatattttatatttatttattacgtTATACTGATAGAAGTCGGAATTTGCATGAAAATGAGTACAATATTTGGTATATTATCGGCATAGATTTTTAAGTATTCCGTATTTATGTCCAAAATTTGAGTTTTTTAAGCTTTATGGTCTCTACTCATCTCccctatatataaagaatctctCCCTTATATACCATTTTTTCATTTGCCGAAATTGCCCTTAtgtgatataaatattaaacttttattcttctttgtttttttttttaaatttcaatatttcaaattttcatatttttctcaactaaacattatagataagataaattgataaatatattttaaatttatttttatattattttataaatgaaaaataaataaatttaaatattatcgaaaaaaataatatttatacataactcacaatattaaatatattatatgattttatatacacgcaacgcgtgtgtgcgattatgctagtaTATTTAATAATTCTTTTAGGAAAAGGACGGAAATCGGAGCTCGGAAAGGCATAATTTGAAGACCAGGACAGAACTATTTCCGCCTAGGCGGAACccagggcgcgggtgcgccctgGGAAGAGAAATTGGACGCCTAGGCGCGACGCGGACGGAAGGAAGAAAAAGAGAGCagatttcgggattttaaaatcttgatttttCGAACTTTGTTTGATGAACTTTCAAGGAcatataaaaagaaaagaaagacaCACATCGGGACTTGAGACGCAGGCAAAAGAGGCGACCATCAAGGAACGAAGAGGGAGAAGAcaagaagaactcaagaaccgcaaacactagttttttttttctctttttttatttgttgggGTTTAgaggatcctacccccaaaactttgttttgaattctttttgaatattcaatttggttttatgcattcttgattatattattgtgtttattgcaactttggagattgatcaacttcgaaGTGATTTTATATGTTATAATTGATGCCGAAAGGaaattttataacatgatagagtaatataatccatggaacTACAACTTGTATagacatatgaggttggatatatgttgatagtcatagtttAATAagtcgaaagctagaggatttcATGGTTCGCCAATgaaattgcaattgttaaataacacaaggataTTTGGTTATTGCACTTTGTTAATTACATTAATATAGCTcgacagagtatattgataACTTAGAGAATTTCATCAAAAACATGACTTGAGAATTGAAATTAAATCATTAGATGAGAttaaggggtaggtgaaccaaAATCCTaacaatcatttatttatttctgaatttaatttattcattTTGCATGTGTTTCAtccttttattttagtttgttaatttatttttcatctcatattaattaactaaagaatttACTTGAGGTAATTTTGTCATAAATCAATTTCTGTGGATCGATACTCGTACTCACGTTcattatattattacttgactcgtgcacttgagatttattcgagcttaattgatagatatatttaaattaatttcccGTGGTAACATTTGTGTTACGCcgtaaacgcatacaaatctcttaagtgagattaatgttttttaatgcgataaattattttgttttgataattacaaaaataGGTTAAAATTGTTACTAATTATTGAAATTGAAAGAAttacatattatatattttgtgaCAATAATATTTGAAGTCAAGTTCAAAATAAATATGGAATTGTGTAGACTAAAAATATTCGGAATCAAGTTTAAGAATCAAGATGGCTCAGAATGAAGATGGAAATCTCGAATTGGTgacttcggatggtccgatcatGAACAAACGATCCAAtttgatcggacgttccaatcgaaggatcggacgctccgatctcatGCGACGAAGATCAGATTTGTCCGAAGATTTTTTCACGGCAATGCATGTAATGACGCCGAACGGACGCTCCGAAAACCAGATCAGACTTTCCAAACTGTGTTGGCGCTCaatcttttgaatttgaaaTGCTACGGAACGGACACTCCGAAGTTAgaacggacgctccgatctcacccgtttcaaaaatataaatagaGGCGTTCCGAGGCAATTTGGAAACACAACTCAACATCCGACTCTTTCATTCATTCAAGCACCATTGCACCGATCCTTCAAGCATTTAAGCCTATTTCAAATTCCTTCAATATATTTtgcaaaatcattttaaattgctaaagttgtcaatagaacctaatTTCCCCCCTCCCCCCAATTAGgttccaacaagtggtatcagagccatattttgaaaatatttttcaaaatgctctatggcaaatctagcgagtgattatgctcaagggcaatcaaccaatcgtcctcctcttttcaacgacATAAAttacgggtattggaaaaataaaatttctttatatatcCAATTCGTAGACTATGAACTTTGGAAAGTGatggtgaaaggtccctacgtCCCTATGAAAATAGTGGATGGTATCGAAGTTCCGAaaggaatggacgacttttcaaaAAGTAtatgcgattaatttctcaaaatgctaaagctatgaatattttgcattgttctctagatatgaacgagtacaaccagatctctatgtgctcctccgcaaaagagatttgggacaaattggagatTTTTCACGAGGGAACAAATCAAGTGAAGGAGACAAAGATTGACCTTCTACAACTAAAATACGAGACCTTCGAGATGGATGCCAAGGAAGATATTGataccatgttccgaaggctcactcaaatcatcaatgagcttGCCCAACTAGGCGAAAAttatccaaccaaacaagtaTAGAGAAGAGCACTTCGAGcactacccaaggagtgggatgcaaagagaacgaCAATCATTGAATCCAACAAATGTGAAACTGCCTCCTATAATCTTGATCAAattcatgggaccctaaaaacccatgaacTAGAGTTATCCACAAGAAAGGAGATAAAGAAGGAAGATGAAAAGATCAAAGCAAAGGGTATAGCCTTATCAAGACAagttgaagaagatgatgatgatgatgatatgacactctttgcaagaaaattcaaaaacttCATACgagaaaataaattcaaaaaggaGAAGAAGCTGGAGAAGGAAGTGACATGCTACAACTGCCAACAACAAGAGAactatgcaaatgaatgccctCTCAAGAACAAAGTTTACAAAGGCAAAAACAAGGCACTCATAGCAGCGACAAtgacgatgacgaggaggaagccaacatctgtCTCGTGGCTAAGGATGATGACTTtgtctctgacgacgatgatgaggtaccttcctatgatgaatTAACACATGCCTATAAAATTATGTTTGACATGGTtaaatcacttagaaaggaaaatagaagtcttaaaaatgaattagaatctaaggagcatgaaaacttaagattaaaggatgatatatctcatttataaaaattatttgataaattcaatgttagtagtataAATTGAACAATCTACTgagcatgcaaaaatgtagctttgataaaggATGAATAGGGTATGTTAGTAAATCTATAGACTTCACTAGTCTTATTGGTAAGGCTAAAATGATATCACCCCCTATCAGTACTTATTGCTGTAAAACTGGTCATGTTAGACCTAAGTGTAGATCACTATGACATCAGTATAATGAAAGAAGTTATTTGAAATAGATACCTAAGATTTTTCAATAATGATAAGGTGACATTATAaaacatgatctaagggagttattcacagaccggtttaaactgtcttgacttgcgactggtctccCTGATGAGCGTTGATCTGTCTAAGgagataggtttttaaagaggccttaTCCCTACCTATCTTTTCTGGGAGAACTCTTAGAAAGTGTTGATTATGTTATCAAGTGACTATTGTTATATCCCTAACAATGatggacccaaagaactaaagggtaccaaaaattTTATTGCAGGGATAGAAAAAAAGTATGCCGCCAATCATATGGTATCTTAATAGTGGATGCCCAGACACATGACGGGAAACAAGGAGCTGCTCcaatcaatcaatccaaaagaaaaagggACAATTACTTTGGAGACAACATTAAAGAAATCATTGAGGGCATCAGATCAATAGGTATATATATCTAACTCTACTATGATTGATGATGTTCTCTTGttaaaggacttaagcataacaTACTAAGTATAAGTCAATTATGTGATAGAGGTTATTGAAATGTTATAGTTATTGAAACATACTATCTAGTTATGAAGattatttatgaaaaaataataatttctaaatttataattttttatcgtaaaaaaatataatggaATGAGTACGTtggataattaaaaaataatgctTTTGTAAGGAGGTAATAAAAATAATGGATAAATGATGGGTTATTACCCAATTTGACTTTCTCTCGGGCCCGAACTCAATGGCTCATATTACTCCGAtatatttatttggacactttATCAAAACTCATAAATTTCTAAAAGCCCATAAAAGAATCAAGCCAATGAAACTCtccgactatctataaatagctcaagtcctctcattattaaggtacgcactctatagtcacatgcaagttctctagaacttttattggcaaatactgacttgagcgtcggagtgtcttCGCCGGGCAACCCTCAgcgccactcactttgctttgtgatgcaggtaacAACCCACAAAGTTCGATCTTTGGAACAATTCGAGTATTAATCCAGCTATCCAGATCTCCGCAAGTTATCCAGATTTTTTCCAATCGGGTAATtcaattttttgctacatcatCTTGGCGCCGTATGTGGAA
It encodes:
- the LOC140890112 gene encoding uncharacterized mitochondrial protein AtMg00300-like → MKIVKGALVVMKAEKFDANLYVLLGETHKEAELAAASIGSGEESTVLWHRKLGHMSERGMKILSERKLLPGLTKVNLSFCEHCVTSKQHRLKFGMSTAKSKGILELIHSDIWQAPHEGIKRQFMTA